A region from the Melioribacter roseus P3M-2 genome encodes:
- the hisC gene encoding histidinol-phosphate transaminase, which produces MNIEKLVRNNILNLKPYTSARQSHTDGILLDANENSFGTVAEDLNDLDFNRYPDPYQKLLRKKTGDYLGIPGTNLFFGVGSDEVIDLLIRIFCEPGKDNVIVCEPTYGMYKVACDINNVEVINAPLNEKYDLDYDAIHSGVNENTKILFLCSPNNPTSNLLDKNIIRKLTAELNLIVVIDEAYIDFSGDEGFAKEALHTPNLVVTRTFSKAWGMAGLRCGYCIAQEEIIGLLFKVKMPYNINKLTSMTVAKAVDNAGVKDEYVKEIIEQREFLFDELKNNKKIINVLPSDANFISFKVENPHEVYNYLEKNGIIIRDRSGQFNFQGYLRVTVGTPEENKLFLKKLNEIL; this is translated from the coding sequence ATGAATATCGAAAAACTGGTCAGAAATAATATTCTCAATCTAAAACCGTATACCTCCGCGCGGCAATCTCATACCGACGGAATTTTACTCGACGCAAATGAAAACAGCTTCGGAACCGTCGCTGAAGACCTCAATGATCTCGACTTCAATCGCTACCCGGATCCGTATCAAAAATTGTTGAGGAAAAAAACGGGCGATTATCTCGGCATTCCCGGAACAAATCTCTTCTTCGGAGTCGGTTCGGACGAAGTTATCGATTTGTTGATACGAATTTTCTGCGAACCGGGCAAAGATAATGTAATCGTGTGCGAGCCCACATACGGTATGTATAAAGTTGCCTGCGACATTAATAATGTCGAAGTGATTAATGCGCCGTTAAACGAAAAATATGACCTCGATTATGATGCGATACATTCCGGCGTGAATGAAAATACAAAAATCCTCTTCCTGTGTTCGCCTAACAATCCAACTTCAAACTTACTCGATAAAAATATAATCCGTAAATTAACTGCGGAATTGAATTTGATTGTGGTTATTGACGAAGCATATATTGACTTCTCCGGCGACGAAGGCTTTGCGAAAGAAGCTTTGCATACGCCCAATCTCGTAGTAACAAGAACGTTTTCCAAAGCATGGGGAATGGCAGGACTAAGGTGCGGTTATTGCATCGCACAGGAAGAAATTATCGGTTTACTCTTCAAAGTAAAGATGCCGTATAATATTAATAAATTGACCTCAATGACGGTGGCTAAAGCTGTCGATAATGCAGGCGTCAAAGACGAATATGTCAAAGAAATAATTGAACAGCGCGAATTTCTGTTTGACGAACTGAAAAACAATAAAAAAATTATTAATGTATTGCCTTCCGACGCTAATTTTATTTCTTTTAAAGTCGAAAATCCCCATGAGGTTTACAACTATCTCGAAAAAAACGGCATAATAATAAGAGACAGGAGCGGTCAATTTAATTTTCAAGGTTATCTCAGAGTGACTGTCGGAACCCCGGAGGAAAACAAATTATTCTTAAAAAAACTAAACGAAATTTTATGA
- the hisB gene encoding imidazoleglycerol-phosphate dehydratase HisB: protein MNRIYIAPEFFNMKAKASNGLLKALFLLRDYSYSIESDIHEINPLILEFLNKNGLDITGCDKQNPAIKILIKGKTAGDVYTVGKTNKNVLDIVTRLLRKRRSAKVERKTKETDIKIAIDIDGEGKSKIKTGIGFFDHMLDQIARHSNINLKVDVKGDLDVDEHHTVEDTGIALGEAIKQALGDKKGIKRFGYFLPMDDSIAKCAIDLSGRNYLNFKCKFEREKVGQFPTELTEEFFRGVALGMMANIYLEAKGKNDHHKIESMFKAFAKSLNEAFRIDERAKGQLPSTKGKL from the coding sequence ATGAATAGAATTTATATAGCGCCTGAATTTTTTAATATGAAGGCAAAAGCTTCGAACGGTTTGCTAAAAGCTTTATTCCTTTTACGCGATTATTCTTATTCAATAGAAAGCGATATACATGAAATTAATCCGCTAATACTCGAATTTCTTAACAAGAACGGTCTTGATATAACCGGCTGCGACAAACAAAATCCTGCTATTAAAATTCTTATAAAAGGTAAAACGGCCGGAGATGTTTATACGGTTGGTAAGACGAATAAGAATGTGCTCGATATTGTAACTCGATTGTTGAGAAAAAGGAGAAGCGCCAAAGTTGAACGTAAAACGAAAGAGACGGATATCAAAATTGCAATTGATATCGACGGAGAAGGGAAATCGAAAATCAAAACCGGCATCGGCTTTTTCGACCATATGCTCGATCAAATAGCGCGACATTCGAATATAAATTTGAAAGTCGATGTTAAAGGCGATCTCGATGTGGACGAGCATCATACGGTCGAAGACACAGGTATCGCCCTCGGTGAGGCTATTAAACAAGCCTTGGGCGACAAAAAGGGTATTAAACGTTTCGGATATTTTTTGCCGATGGACGATTCGATTGCCAAATGCGCCATCGACCTGAGCGGCAGGAATTACCTCAATTTCAAGTGCAAGTTCGAACGCGAGAAAGTGGGACAGTTCCCGACGGAATTGACCGAGGAATTTTTTAGAGGAGTGGCGTTGGGCATGATGGCTAATATTTATCTTGAAGCCAAAGGCAAAAACGACCATCATAAAATAGAATCGATGTTCAAAGCTTTTGCAAAATCATTAAACGAGGCGTTCAGAATAGACGAACGAGCCAAAGGTCAACTTCCATCAACTAAGGGTAAATTATGA